Below is a genomic region from Thermotoga sp..
CGTCGTCGCCCCCTGTTTCAAAGCATCTCCCATCAGATACTCAAGCTTTCTGATCTTGTTCCCAGAGCCCAGAAGCTCCGTGAGGTCGTCTCTTTTGACGTAGAGATCGAACCCGTATTCCACCGAGATTCTTCTCAGGAATTGAACAGGAGTGGGTTTGAAGGCGAGATCAACCCTCATAGCTTCCCCTCCTTTCGTTTGTTAAAATTGTAGCACGAGGTGATGCTGGAGTGATCGGGGAAAAAATCGTATCGTTTGAAACGATAGACTCCACGAATCGCTTTTTGAAAGAGAATTTCTCAAGGTATCCTGATGGAACAGTGGTGGTTGCCTTGGAGCAAACTTCAGGATACGGTAGAAACAAAAGAAGATGGCATTCTCCAAGGGGTGGTCTGTGGTTTTCAGTTCTCTTCAAACCGAGAAAACGGGTCGAATTGGTTTTCTACACCAAGGTTTTCTCCGTTGCCATCGTGAAGACGCTGGAGACTCTCAAGGTCCGCGCAGGCATAAAGTGGCCAAACGACGTCTACATATATGGCAGAAAACTCGCGGGCATCCTCACAGAGGGAATCTTTGAAGGGAAGAAACCAATGGCGATAGTCGTGGGAGTGGGGATGAATGTAAACAACGAGATCCCAGACGAATTGAAAACGAGGGCGATCAGTTTGGAAGAAATCCTCGGCAAAGAAGTATCCTTGATG
It encodes:
- a CDS encoding biotin--[acetyl-CoA-carboxylase] ligase, encoding MIGEKIVSFETIDSTNRFLKENFSRYPDGTVVVALEQTSGYGRNKRRWHSPRGGLWFSVLFKPRKRVELVFYTKVFSVAIVKTLETLKVRAGIKWPNDVYIYGRKLAGILTEGIFEGKKPMAIVVGVGMNVNNEIPDELKTRAISLEEILGKEVSLMRLMEAILKNARVLLRRYIKKKEALTRIWKRYLLQKEGDTVTFLEDNQEKRGKILKISSDHLLVETDEGVKKVYSLSPH